Proteins co-encoded in one candidate division KSB1 bacterium genomic window:
- a CDS encoding T9SS type A sorting domain-containing protein, translating to MRYFSRMILIVLLTGGLLYPAQAVLEGNITANRTLSADSTYLLRGFVRVMEGATLTIPPGTIIYGEFNTQGSLIVKPGGKIIAQGSVNKPIIFTSEFARPGSPQPPQRGDWGGVIILGKAPINVPGGSAAIEGPGDTYGGNDPDDNSGVLSYIRIEYAGIAFSPNNEINGLTFGGVGRGTKVDHIQVSYANDDAFEFFGGTVNCKYLISYSTLDDDFDTDFGYSGKLQFLLAVRDPEVADVSGSNGFESDNDGAGSTNEPRTAPTYWNVTLIGPLATPTTPINSNYKRAMHLRRSSQNKIHNALIMGWPVGILIDGPNTVADAKAGVTYVKNSIIAGTTSNFKSTDTEFENAMAAWFINHGGKTFATNNDVKLVDPFNLLNPNPMPNQGSPIVLGAGTPPNDGFFDPTANFIGAFGREDWTAGWSTFNIQVPTAVEEKSTAENPKDYNLYANYPNPFNPSTVIEFALPKADFVKLTVYDMLGRQIATLAEGRMEAGIHTVSWEASNLPSGIYYYSLQTSEKTLVRKMTLLR from the coding sequence ATGCGTTATTTTTCCAGAATGATTTTAATTGTTCTGCTGACAGGAGGTTTGCTCTACCCGGCTCAAGCCGTTTTAGAGGGCAACATTACTGCTAACCGTACCCTTTCTGCGGATTCTACCTATCTTTTGCGCGGCTTTGTGCGGGTTATGGAAGGTGCAACTCTGACGATCCCGCCGGGCACTATTATTTATGGTGAATTCAATACGCAAGGTTCTCTCATTGTCAAGCCGGGCGGCAAGATCATCGCCCAGGGCTCGGTCAATAAACCGATCATCTTTACCAGCGAATTCGCCAGACCAGGTTCCCCCCAACCCCCGCAGCGCGGCGACTGGGGCGGCGTCATCATCCTCGGTAAAGCCCCCATCAACGTCCCGGGCGGCTCCGCCGCCATCGAAGGCCCAGGCGACACCTACGGCGGCAACGACCCCGACGACAACAGCGGCGTCCTCTCCTACATCCGCATCGAATACGCCGGCATCGCTTTCTCCCCCAATAACGAAATCAACGGCCTCACCTTCGGCGGCGTCGGCAGAGGCACCAAGGTCGATCACATCCAGGTCTCCTACGCCAACGACGACGCCTTCGAATTCTTCGGCGGCACCGTCAACTGCAAATACCTCATCTCCTACTCCACCCTCGACGACGATTTCGACACCGACTTCGGTTACTCCGGCAAACTCCAGTTCCTCCTCGCCGTCCGCGACCCCGAAGTCGCCGACGTCTCCGGCTCCAACGGCTTCGAGTCCGACAACGACGGCGCCGGTTCCACCAACGAACCCAGAACCGCTCCCACTTACTGGAACGTCACCCTCATCGGACCCCTGGCCACGCCGACAACGCCCATCAACTCCAACTACAAGCGCGCCATGCACCTCCGCCGCTCCTCCCAAAACAAAATCCATAACGCCCTCATCATGGGCTGGCCCGTCGGCATCCTCATCGACGGCCCCAACACCGTCGCCGACGCCAAAGCCGGCGTCACCTACGTCAAAAACTCCATCATCGCCGGAACCACCAGCAACTTTAAATCCACAGACACCGAATTCGAAAATGCCATGGCGGCCTGGTTTATTAATCACGGCGGCAAGACATTCGCAACCAATAATGATGTCAAGTTGGTCGATCCTTTCAATCTTCTAAACCCCAATCCGATGCCGAATCAAGGTTCGCCCATCGTCCTCGGCGCCGGCACACCGCCGAACGACGGCTTTTTCGATCCGACCGCCAATTTTATCGGCGCCTTCGGTCGCGAAGACTGGACCGCCGGTTGGAGCACTTTTAACATTCAAGTTCCCACGGCTGTTGAAGAAAAGAGCACGGCCGAAAATCCGAAGGATTATAACCTCTATGCCAACTATCCGAACCCCTTCAATCCTTCTACGGTCATCGAGTTTGCCCTGCCCAAGGCCGACTTTGTAAAACTGACTGTTTACGACATGTTGGGCAGGCAGATCGCCACGCTGGCGGAAGGCCGAATGGAAGCCGGTATTCATACTGTTTCCTGGGAAGCATCGAATTTGCCGAGCGGCATTTATTACTACTCTCTGCAGACCAGTGAAAAAACTCTGGTGCGCAAAATGACGCTTCTCCGTTAA
- a CDS encoding response regulator transcription factor: MQKTILIVDDEKDIVDLLAYNLQAEGYAVSTAFDGEEAVKKAESEKPDLILLDIMLPKKDGRQVLRELREKPSTSTIPVIFLTAKDSEIDEVIGLELGADDYVVKPIAIRKLLARIKKAFRKPASEEPQNVLQFGDLIIDPAKYLVTAGGREITLTKKEFEILLYLAQRPKRVVSRRILLEDLWEDNVVVIDRTIDVHIRKIREKLGEPYLNHIETIKGVGYRFRAD; this comes from the coding sequence ATGCAAAAAACTATTCTCATTGTCGATGACGAAAAAGACATAGTCGACCTTTTGGCCTATAATCTCCAGGCTGAGGGATATGCGGTGTCTACAGCCTTTGACGGTGAAGAGGCTGTGAAGAAAGCCGAAAGCGAAAAGCCGGATTTAATTCTGCTGGATATTATGCTGCCGAAAAAGGACGGTCGACAAGTGCTGCGGGAACTGCGGGAAAAACCCTCCACCAGCACCATCCCTGTAATTTTTTTGACCGCCAAAGACAGTGAAATCGACGAAGTGATCGGGCTGGAACTCGGCGCCGACGATTATGTCGTCAAACCGATCGCCATCCGCAAGTTGTTGGCGCGCATTAAAAAGGCGTTCCGCAAACCGGCATCGGAAGAACCGCAGAATGTTTTGCAGTTCGGTGATTTGATCATCGATCCGGCAAAATATTTAGTAACCGCGGGAGGACGCGAGATTACTTTGACTAAAAAAGAATTCGAGATTCTTCTTTATCTTGCTCAGCGACCGAAACGGGTGGTCAGCCGGCGTATTCTGCTGGAGGATCTCTGGGAAGATAATGTCGTTGTCATCGATCGGACCATCGATGTGCACATTCGAAAAATTCGTGAAAAATTGGGCGAACCCTACCTTAATCATATCGAAACCATCAAAGGAGTTGGTTATCGCTTTCGGGCTGACTGA
- a CDS encoding ATP-binding protein → MHLSLRQKIIFLVLALLFFVTTAGALFSTFEIQRYYRRLVYRQLAVKLNEIEYLMESFPPNLTEAERDSLLLKLSSISGQRLTLIDSIGIVRFDSAVPRDSLFLLENHINRPEIQAAAREGYGHDERRSASVHRTMFYSAKVVDSRSLFPIRYIRLAMPAENVHAVMRAFRWKIFGGSGAAFCLIAFISYVAAGRITLPIRHLSQVATAVKEGNRQARFAKIHDDELGALASLLNQMLDKLQEDFEKMKRLERVRSQFLGNVSHELRTPIFSIQGYLETLLNNPDIDPRKRQEFIAKTYHQAMRLNSLLTDLIDISRIESGEMKMSFSPFDVHEWLQKITADFQETAVKHSINLQSLLPENKRVLVLGDRERLTQAMQNLVTNAIKYNFPEGWVRVGFIEHKSRVEIFVEDSGRGIAEEHIPRIFERFYRVDKERSRDMGGTGLGLAIVKHIVEAHGSKVSVESELGKGSRFSFQLKKHVPSSEHES, encoded by the coding sequence ATGCACTTGTCGCTTAGACAGAAAATCATTTTCTTGGTTTTAGCGCTTTTATTCTTTGTCACAACTGCCGGCGCTCTCTTTTCCACTTTTGAAATACAGCGCTATTATCGCCGCTTGGTTTATCGGCAGCTTGCGGTCAAATTGAACGAGATTGAGTATTTGATGGAGTCTTTTCCTCCTAATTTGACCGAAGCGGAACGAGATTCTCTGCTCCTAAAATTATCATCGATTTCCGGCCAACGCTTGACTCTCATAGATTCTATCGGTATAGTCCGCTTTGATTCGGCTGTACCGCGCGATTCTCTCTTTCTTCTTGAAAATCACATTAATCGGCCTGAGATTCAGGCTGCCGCACGCGAGGGCTATGGTCACGACGAACGGCGCAGCGCCTCGGTGCATCGAACGATGTTCTACTCCGCAAAGGTGGTTGACAGTCGCTCTCTCTTCCCAATCCGATATATTCGTCTGGCAATGCCTGCAGAAAACGTGCACGCTGTGATGCGGGCTTTTCGCTGGAAAATCTTTGGCGGCAGCGGGGCGGCTTTTTGCCTGATTGCATTTATCAGCTATGTGGCTGCCGGCAGGATTACACTTCCCATTCGCCATCTTTCTCAAGTCGCCACGGCGGTCAAGGAAGGAAATCGTCAGGCGCGGTTTGCAAAAATTCATGACGACGAATTGGGGGCATTGGCCTCATTGCTTAATCAGATGCTCGACAAGCTTCAAGAAGATTTCGAAAAGATGAAACGGCTGGAGCGTGTCCGCTCGCAGTTTCTGGGAAACGTTTCGCACGAGCTGCGTACGCCGATCTTCTCCATTCAAGGCTACCTCGAAACGCTTCTTAACAATCCGGACATCGATCCCCGTAAGCGGCAGGAGTTTATTGCCAAGACCTATCATCAGGCCATGCGGCTGAATAGCCTGCTGACCGATTTGATCGACATTTCCCGTATCGAATCGGGTGAAATGAAGATGTCGTTCTCTCCTTTTGATGTTCATGAATGGCTGCAAAAAATCACCGCCGATTTTCAGGAAACGGCTGTGAAACATTCAATTAATCTGCAGTCCCTGTTGCCGGAAAACAAACGGGTATTGGTTCTCGGCGATCGCGAACGGCTGACGCAGGCCATGCAGAACCTCGTAACCAATGCGATCAAGTACAATTTTCCCGAAGGGTGGGTTCGAGTCGGCTTTATCGAGCATAAAAGCCGCGTCGAAATATTCGTAGAGGACAGCGGACGCGGCATTGCCGAAGAACACATTCCGCGCATATTCGAGCGATTTTACCGCGTCGATAAGGAGCGATCGCGTGATATGGGCGGCACCGGTTTGGGGTTGGCGATCGTCAAGCATATCGTCGAGGCGCACGGAAGCAAGGTATCCGTTGAAAGCGAGTTGGGTAAAGGCTCCCGCTTTTCCTTCCAATTAAAGAAACACGTCCCTAGCAGCGAGCATGAAAGCTGA
- the mnmA gene encoding tRNA 2-thiouridine(34) synthase MnmA — protein sequence MKADMEGKKAAVAMSGGVDSSVAAALLLEQGFDVIGITMLHYDSKCRCAEQAVEEAFRVCRALSIEHHVLDLRNEFKQTIIEYFIREYLAGRTPNPCVLCNPTIKWGKLMSFAFSLGADYFATGHYVSLSFDTASGRYQIRRSQYRAKDQSYALWRLSQEQLSRSLFPLGDWQKDDVRRKAAELGLPAAEKAESQDICFIPDNDYVAYLRERLSERGQLPSPGDVVDAQNRFLGRHRGYPFYTIGQRKGLGIAVGRPQYVVEIDAARNRVRVGNKEDLLADGLSACDVNWVSIAPPTGALHVTAHIRYNDPGYPAVLYPLGEDRVKIRFDEPRTAVTPGQSAVFYAGNLLLGGGIIEKSIGRGEFHTDLRESAASQV from the coding sequence ATGAAAGCTGATATGGAAGGCAAAAAAGCTGCCGTTGCCATGAGCGGCGGCGTCGACAGCTCGGTTGCGGCCGCTTTGCTACTTGAACAAGGGTTCGATGTAATCGGCATTACCATGCTGCATTACGACTCGAAATGCCGTTGCGCCGAGCAGGCAGTCGAGGAAGCCTTCCGCGTCTGCCGCGCTCTTTCCATCGAACATCACGTTTTGGATCTGCGGAATGAGTTTAAACAGACAATTATTGAGTACTTTATCCGAGAATATCTGGCAGGCCGCACGCCGAACCCTTGCGTGCTTTGTAACCCGACGATCAAGTGGGGCAAATTGATGTCTTTTGCTTTTTCTCTCGGCGCCGATTATTTTGCCACCGGACATTATGTCAGCCTGAGTTTCGATACTGCAAGCGGGCGGTATCAGATTCGCCGATCGCAATATCGTGCTAAGGATCAAAGCTACGCACTTTGGCGTCTCTCGCAGGAGCAGCTCAGCCGCTCACTCTTTCCCTTAGGGGATTGGCAAAAGGACGATGTGCGCCGTAAAGCGGCGGAACTTGGACTGCCGGCTGCTGAAAAGGCGGAAAGTCAAGACATCTGCTTCATTCCGGACAACGATTATGTCGCATATCTGCGGGAAAGGTTGAGCGAACGCGGCCAACTACCGTCTCCCGGCGACGTGGTCGACGCACAAAACCGCTTTTTAGGCAGGCATCGCGGCTATCCGTTTTACACGATCGGACAGCGTAAAGGGTTGGGGATTGCCGTAGGAAGGCCGCAATATGTGGTCGAAATTGACGCCGCCCGTAACCGCGTTCGGGTCGGCAATAAAGAGGACCTTTTGGCCGACGGCTTGTCGGCTTGTGATGTCAATTGGGTGTCCATTGCGCCGCCTACCGGCGCGCTGCACGTGACGGCTCACATCCGATATAACGATCCCGGTTATCCTGCCGTATTGTATCCGCTGGGAGAGGATAGGGTTAAAATACGTTTCGACGAACCCCGCACGGCGGTTACTCCGGGTCAATCCGCCGTTTTCTATGCAGGGAATTTGCTTCTCGGCGGCGGAATTATCGAAAAGTCGATCGGACGCGGCGAATTTCATACAGATTTGCGCGAATCCGCCGCGTCGCAAGTTTAA
- a CDS encoding aldo/keto reductase, producing the protein MPRRKLGRTGEKLSILGFGGILVMDEEQNVANEMVARAFDRGINYFDVAPTYGNAEERLGPALEPYRKRCFLACKTNRRTADEAQKELENSLRTLRTDYFDLYQLHHLTTDEDIEIAFGPKGAMEVLLKAKQEGKVKFLGFSAHSEKAALAAMERFDFDTILFPINFVNWFEGNFGPRVVETARRKKMGILALKSLAHRARIEGESLAYRKVWYHPIPKEDDETARLAFNWTMMQGVTAAIPPGDPVLWDRSFRIAAAAKPLKKDEIERLRQLAKGVPPVFRA; encoded by the coding sequence ATGCCGCGGCGCAAACTCGGCCGAACCGGAGAAAAGCTTTCCATCCTCGGTTTCGGCGGCATTTTGGTGATGGATGAAGAGCAGAATGTCGCCAACGAAATGGTGGCGCGCGCTTTTGATCGCGGAATAAACTATTTCGATGTTGCTCCCACCTACGGGAATGCCGAAGAGCGATTGGGCCCTGCCCTGGAGCCTTACCGCAAACGCTGCTTTTTAGCCTGCAAAACCAATCGGCGCACCGCCGACGAGGCGCAAAAGGAATTGGAAAATTCCCTTCGAACCTTGCGTACCGATTATTTTGATCTTTATCAGCTTCATCATTTAACGACAGATGAAGATATTGAAATCGCCTTTGGTCCGAAAGGAGCAATGGAGGTTTTGCTTAAAGCCAAGCAGGAAGGCAAGGTCAAATTTCTTGGTTTTTCCGCGCACTCGGAAAAAGCGGCTTTGGCCGCCATGGAGCGTTTTGATTTCGACACGATCCTTTTTCCAATCAATTTCGTGAATTGGTTCGAAGGAAATTTTGGTCCGCGCGTTGTCGAAACCGCGCGCAGGAAAAAGATGGGCATTTTGGCGCTCAAAAGCCTGGCGCATCGTGCTCGCATCGAAGGCGAAAGTCTTGCTTATCGCAAAGTTTGGTATCATCCAATCCCCAAAGAGGACGATGAAACGGCTCGTTTGGCGTTCAACTGGACGATGATGCAGGGCGTAACAGCCGCCATTCCGCCGGGCGATCCGGTATTATGGGATCGTTCCTTCCGCATAGCCGCCGCTGCCAAACCGTTGAAAAAGGACGAAATTGAACGGCTTCGGCAGCTCGCCAAAGGTGTGCCGCCGGTCTTTCGTGCTTAA
- a CDS encoding MgtC/SapB family protein translates to MSIKDILGKFALAMAVGILIGLQREFAAEQDNKKIIAGIRTFGLLGLLGGMAAMISQIFSSPMPLLVVFSATGLLIIAGSILESLRGQIGLTTEVSALLTLLLGALIFFGYSVAAIAAAVGVAVLLSLKLELQTFVRSLSREDLLAALKFAVITAVILPILPDKSFGPPPFDLFNPYSIWLLVVLISGLSFIGYILIKMIGRKGIVLSGVLGGFVSSTAVTLTMTQKSRSVPQAGAAYAQAVFFSWAIMFLRVIVVSTIVYLPLLARLGPALAAAAFVALTAGFFIGKKQKLQSNGEEPILTNPLELIPALKFAALFSLVLLLAKAAEIYWGDKGLYAASLLSGLVDVDAVTLSVARLAGDSQAALTAAVRAILLACCSNTLLKTGVAVIGGSASFRRALLPGSLLTSALTALLAFIL, encoded by the coding sequence GTGTCGATCAAAGACATTTTGGGCAAATTTGCGTTGGCAATGGCTGTAGGTATCCTTATCGGCCTTCAGCGTGAATTTGCAGCGGAGCAGGATAATAAAAAAATTATTGCCGGAATCCGCACGTTCGGACTTTTAGGGTTGTTGGGCGGCATGGCGGCAATGATTTCGCAGATTTTTTCTTCGCCGATGCCGCTTTTGGTGGTGTTTTCAGCAACGGGATTATTGATTATAGCCGGATCGATCCTTGAATCTTTACGCGGGCAGATCGGCTTGACGACTGAAGTCTCTGCTTTATTGACACTGCTTCTCGGGGCATTGATCTTTTTCGGTTACAGTGTCGCGGCGATTGCCGCCGCTGTCGGCGTAGCCGTTCTGCTCTCTCTAAAGCTGGAGTTGCAGACGTTTGTCCGTTCCCTCTCACGTGAGGATTTGTTGGCAGCGCTTAAATTTGCCGTCATTACCGCCGTGATTCTGCCCATCCTGCCCGACAAGTCTTTCGGGCCGCCGCCGTTCGATCTTTTTAATCCCTATTCCATCTGGCTACTGGTTGTCCTTATCTCCGGTCTAAGTTTTATCGGCTATATCCTTATTAAAATGATCGGTCGAAAAGGGATTGTTCTCTCCGGCGTATTGGGCGGATTTGTTTCCAGCACCGCCGTAACCCTGACGATGACGCAAAAAAGTCGTTCAGTACCTCAGGCAGGCGCTGCTTATGCTCAAGCCGTCTTTTTCTCCTGGGCCATTATGTTCCTGCGGGTAATTGTCGTTTCCACGATCGTCTACTTACCCCTGCTTGCGCGTTTAGGTCCGGCGCTTGCAGCTGCAGCCTTTGTCGCTTTAACTGCCGGCTTTTTCATCGGCAAAAAGCAAAAACTGCAGAGCAACGGTGAAGAGCCGATTTTGACGAACCCTTTGGAACTAATCCCGGCCCTCAAGTTTGCGGCCTTGTTTTCGCTCGTTCTGCTGCTCGCAAAAGCGGCGGAAATTTATTGGGGCGATAAAGGATTGTATGCGGCAAGCCTGCTCTCCGGCTTGGTGGATGTGGATGCGGTTACGCTTTCCGTTGCGCGCTTGGCGGGCGATAGTCAGGCAGCCTTAACGGCGGCTGTGCGTGCAATTTTGCTGGCTTGTTGTTCGAATACATTGTTGAAAACCGGTGTTGCCGTGATCGGAGGCTCCGCATCATTTCGTCGCGCCCTGCTGCCGGGCAGTTTGCTGACCTCAGCTCTTACCGCACTGCTCGCTTTTATCCTCTAA
- a CDS encoding T9SS type A sorting domain-containing protein: MKSKFKGMGKLPVILAAVLLLMQAPAFAEVTPASFVKPPSNYDPMNIFFKGFNYYGLMPKAGDKVGVFDGELCVGVTILQKDYSQYEKGEFLFLTAYKEFKQNNVVVDPGFREGNPMKFYLLVSATNTVVAIPDSNVAYYNTETGEKLSEPVTFTGRGTALVEIHSGMAKLSIRINPAGKGNTIPKADDYLYSINDAQQVTIRIDSTAFAEHYEFSHWLIDDTQTITAPQVTVTMIKNTKVEANFKLKKYTLTPVVDPAQGSTTPATPTEYTALTYADIFAKANEGTGYEFSHWVVSPPDVQIENPNQASTRVLMTKNVQVTAVFKLEKDSLLVTITPAQGGNTIPEPGVMHVYTYGQTVTVTALPNPGYKFKHWLEYTGLIPSIVSTDSIYSFIIRKSTRLEAVFEKKKYLVQLRTQDYMGIIQISLDQGTTYQNADSLYTFEYGTIIKLRAVSHDAVKYPFDNWSGAVNSTENPITVTVTTNMLIICNFFDTTPVELAAFTVQFAPHSVSRAVLLRWETVSETNNLGFEVERAMGAEKNWQRIGFVKGAGTTTRQQTYQFIDTEALEVGVYFYRLRQLDTDGTFSYSQTVKFEVTAPLDYALMQNFPNPFNPTTTIVFQLKESGYATLQVYDLLGRRVMTLVDGELKAGTHKITLDASELSPGIYFYSLNAGSFKEMKKMTLIK; the protein is encoded by the coding sequence ATGAAAAGCAAGTTTAAAGGGATGGGGAAGCTGCCGGTTATTTTGGCCGCAGTGCTGTTGCTGATGCAGGCACCGGCATTCGCCGAAGTGACGCCTGCCAGCTTTGTCAAGCCGCCGAGCAATTACGATCCGATGAATATCTTTTTCAAAGGCTTTAATTACTACGGCCTGATGCCGAAAGCGGGAGATAAAGTCGGTGTGTTCGACGGTGAGTTGTGCGTCGGCGTGACGATTCTACAAAAGGATTACAGCCAATATGAAAAGGGAGAATTTCTTTTTCTGACGGCTTATAAGGAATTCAAGCAGAATAACGTGGTTGTCGACCCGGGTTTCCGCGAAGGAAATCCGATGAAATTCTATCTTTTAGTCAGTGCGACCAATACGGTTGTAGCTATTCCGGACAGCAATGTTGCTTACTACAATACAGAAACCGGTGAAAAGCTTTCGGAACCGGTAACTTTTACCGGCAGAGGAACCGCGCTGGTGGAAATCCATAGCGGAATGGCCAAGCTGTCTATTCGCATTAATCCGGCCGGCAAGGGCAATACGATCCCCAAAGCGGATGACTATTTGTACAGCATCAACGACGCGCAGCAAGTGACCATCCGCATCGACTCGACTGCTTTCGCCGAACATTATGAATTCAGCCACTGGCTGATCGACGACACGCAGACGATTACGGCGCCTCAGGTCACTGTCACGATGATCAAGAACACCAAAGTTGAGGCGAATTTCAAGCTGAAAAAATATACGCTGACGCCTGTTGTTGATCCGGCGCAGGGTTCGACGACGCCGGCAACCCCCACCGAATATACGGCGCTGACTTATGCCGACATATTCGCCAAGGCGAATGAAGGGACGGGATATGAATTCAGCCATTGGGTCGTCAGTCCGCCGGATGTGCAGATCGAAAATCCCAATCAGGCCAGCACGCGCGTTTTAATGACCAAAAACGTTCAGGTGACGGCCGTTTTCAAGCTGGAAAAGGATTCTCTTTTGGTCACCATAACACCGGCTCAAGGCGGAAATACCATTCCCGAGCCGGGTGTCATGCATGTTTACACGTACGGCCAAACTGTCACTGTTACGGCGCTTCCGAATCCCGGCTACAAGTTCAAACATTGGCTGGAATACACAGGTCTGATTCCTTCGATTGTGAGCACGGACAGCATTTATTCTTTCATCATCCGCAAAAGTACGCGGTTAGAAGCTGTGTTTGAAAAGAAGAAATACCTCGTGCAACTGCGTACCCAGGACTATATGGGAATTATTCAAATCAGTCTGGATCAAGGAACAACCTATCAGAACGCTGATTCATTATACACTTTCGAATACGGCACTATCATCAAGCTGCGTGCGGTATCGCATGACGCCGTCAAGTATCCTTTCGACAACTGGAGCGGCGCCGTAAACAGCACGGAAAACCCGATAACGGTTACCGTCACGACCAACATGCTGATCATCTGTAACTTTTTTGATACCACGCCGGTCGAATTGGCTGCTTTTACGGTCCAATTTGCGCCGCACAGCGTCAGCCGCGCCGTTCTCCTGCGTTGGGAAACCGTCAGCGAAACCAACAACCTGGGTTTCGAAGTCGAACGAGCAATGGGCGCTGAAAAGAATTGGCAAAGGATAGGATTTGTAAAAGGCGCCGGCACCACCACGCGCCAGCAAACCTACCAGTTCATCGATACGGAGGCGCTCGAGGTCGGCGTATACTTTTACCGTCTGCGCCAGCTGGATACCGACGGAACCTTCAGCTACTCGCAGACGGTCAAATTCGAAGTTACAGCGCCGTTGGACTATGCGTTAATGCAAAATTTTCCCAATCCGTTCAATCCGACGACCACCATCGTCTTTCAGTTAAAGGAAAGCGGTTATGCGACGCTGCAGGTGTACGATTTGCTCGGCAGGCGCGTAATGACTTTGGTCGACGGTGAATTGAAGGCCGGCACGCACAAAATAACGCTGGACGCTTCGGAATTAAGCCCGGGTATTTATTTCTACAGTCTGAATGCGGGATCTTTTAAAGAAATGAAGAAAATGACGCTGATTAAATAG